CCTCAACAAACTCGAATGGCACAAGCGGCGGCGCCAGGTCGCTGCGCCCAAGGGAATCTGACTCGAGCGCATGCTCGCGCCGATCTCGTCCCGCTCAATCTACTTGCAACTAGAAACGGAAAGGAAAGTCGATGGATCGTATTGTTGTACTGCCCGGTGATGGGATCGGTCCCGAGGTCACACGGCAGGCACAGCGCGTGCTCGAAGTGGTTTGCCAACGGCACGACATCAAGCTCGTCTTCGAAGAAGCGCTGATCGGCGGAGCTTCGATCGACGCGAAGGGCACTCCTCTTTCAGATGATGTGATCGAGCGATGTCGAGACAGTAGAGCCATCCTGCTGGGTGCCGTCGGCGGCCCGAAGTGGGACGATATGTCTGTGGATACCCGGCCAGAGAAGGGACTCCTGGGCATTCGCAAGGCGTTGGGATTGTTTGCCAACCTGCGCCCCGCCCAGGTCTTCTCTGCCCTCGCCCAGGCTTCGAGTCTGCGACCCGAAGTGGTCGAAGGCATCGACATGCTCGTCGTGCGCGAATTGACCGGCGGCATCTACTTTGGAGAGCCGCGCTTCATCGATCGATCGGGGCCAGTGCGCCGGGCCAGCAACGCAATGGTGTACGACGAAAATGAAATCGCGCGAATTTGCCGGGTGGCCTTCGAAGCCGCCGGGGGGCGACGCAAACATCTGACCCACGTCCACAAGGCGAACGTGTTGGAAGTCTCGCAGTTGTGGATGGAAGTCGTTGAAGAAGTTGCGAAGGACTATCCCGAAATCGAACTCGCCCACCAGTTGGTGGATTCATGCGCGATGCTGTTGGTGAAGGAGCCGCGCCGTTTCGACGTCATCGTGACGGGGAATCTGTTTGGAGACATCCTCTCGGACCAGGCCGCCATGATCACCGGTTCATTGGGCATGCTTCCCTCGGCGAGCCTCGCTGAGGGAGGGCTCGGTCTGTATGAGCCCGTGCACGGCTCGGCCCCGGACATTGCCGGCCAAGATCTCGCCAACCCCCTCGCCGCAATCTTGAGCGGGGCCATGCTGCTCGAGCACTCTTTCGGCGCCCACGAAGCGGCCGGTGAAATTCGCGCTGCCGTCGACGCGGTGCTCGATGCCGGACACCGCACCCGGGACATCGTGCTCGAAGGCGAAGACCGACCGACCATTGGCTGCACTGAGATGGGCGACCGTGTCCTCGAACAATTGGGGCAGGCATGAGTAACGAGTCGAAAGGGTTGCGTGTCGGGATCGCGGGGGCGTCGGGAACCCTTGGGCGAGAACTTCTCTCAGTCTTGTCGGATCGCCGCTTTCCGGTGGAAGAACTCAAGCTCTTTGCGACGGACAAATCAGTCGGCGAAGAAATCGATTTTGGTGTCGAGTCCGTTGTGATCGAATCCGCGCCCAAGACCCTGCGCGGTCTCGATCTATTGATGATCTGCACGCCGCCGGCGGTCGCGCTGGATCTAGTGCGCGACGCGCTGCACAGCGAAGTGACGTGTATCGATTGTACCGGCGCGATGGCGGCGGGATCCTCCGAAGTCCCGCTCTACGTCGCCGATCTCTGTGCACCGGATCTGATTCGCAACGCGCCAGTGATTGCTTCGCCCGCAGGCGTGTCGCTGGCGTGGTCCCATGTACTGGCGGCGATCGAGGGGGCATCGGGAATCGAACGCGTGGTGGGTACGGTGCTGCATTCGGCGTCCCGTGCGGGTCGCGCAGGGATCGACGCATTGTCAGCCGAGACCTTGAACCTGCTCAATCAAAGAGACGTACCGCCCGACGATGTCTTCCCGAGCCAGGTGGCCTTCGACTGCTTCGCGCTTCCGGGTGAACGGGAAGGGGACTTCGCCGCCAGTTGCGAGAGCGACTTGCTGCGTGACGTTCGCCGGTTGGTCGCGACGGATCTCGCAATGACGACGACGTCCATTCAGGTGCCGACGTTTGTCGGCGACGGCAGCGCACTCTCAGTCCAGACCCGGCGTCCCCTTTCGGTCGAACAAGCCCGCGAATTATTTCGCAAAGCCCCGGGCCTCGAACTCTGGGACGAGGACGATATCGGTCCATCTACTCGCGAGACCGCGGGCCAGGACTTTGTGGCGGTGGGGCGGGTGCGCCGGGATCCCTCGGTCGAGAATGGCATTCTGCTTTGGGTTGCAGCGGACACCCTGCGGCTTGCGGCGATCAACGCCGCCAAGATCGCCGAGACCTGCCTGGGCACCGGCTGAGGAGCGCTGCGGGTGCGCGATTTTCGCCTGGTTCTCGAATACGACGGTTCCAACTTTGAGGGATGGCAAATCCAGGCCGGTGATTGCCGGACCGTGCAAGGCTGTCTGCTGGTCGCCGCCGAGAAGATTTCGCAAGCCCCGGCTCGAGTCCAGGGTTCTGGGCGCACCGATTCTGGGGTTCACGCGGAAGGGCAGGTCGTAGCGCTCTCTCTCGACACGAGTCTCGACAGCGGAGAGCTGCTCCGCGCGCTCAACGGCAATCTACCTCGGGACGTGGTGGTGCTCTCGGCCGAGCCGGCTTCGGCTGACTTCGACCCCCGCAGACAGGCCGTCTCCAAGCTCTACCGCTATGCCATCTGGAACGGCCCACTGCGCTCCCCCTTGCGGGAAGGACGTTGGTTGCACTTCCCGCGGGCGCTCGATCTCGAGGCGATGCGCAGCGCTGCCCAGATGCTGTTGGGCGTGCACGATTTTGCCTGCTTCCAGGCGGCGGGTTCGGAGGTCGAAGGGACCGTGCGAGAGTTGTTTCGGATCGACATCCTAGGGGTTCGAGGGGGAGAGATTTTGATCGAAGTCGAGGGGTCGGGGTTCTTGCGCCACATGGTGCGGAACATCGCCGGGACACTTCTCGAAGTGGGTCGCGGGCGACGGGCGCCCGGTTCCATGGCTGCGTTGCTCGAGAGCCGCGACCGCGGACAAGCCGGTCCCACGGCGCAGGCTTTGGGCTTGACCCTGGTCTGGGTGCGGTATGCGGACTCGCCGCCCGGCGCATTGGGCCCCGGCGAGGTTTCCCCTGGAAAGTCAGCCCGTTAAGGCCTCTTTGCACGGTCGATCCCACTTGACGTGGGCGTGCCACTCCGTTAAAAATTGCCG
This Myxococcales bacterium DNA region includes the following protein-coding sequences:
- the truA gene encoding tRNA pseudouridine(38-40) synthase TruA; the protein is MRDFRLVLEYDGSNFEGWQIQAGDCRTVQGCLLVAAEKISQAPARVQGSGRTDSGVHAEGQVVALSLDTSLDSGELLRALNGNLPRDVVVLSAEPASADFDPRRQAVSKLYRYAIWNGPLRSPLREGRWLHFPRALDLEAMRSAAQMLLGVHDFACFQAAGSEVEGTVRELFRIDILGVRGGEILIEVEGSGFLRHMVRNIAGTLLEVGRGRRAPGSMAALLESRDRGQAGPTAQALGLTLVWVRYADSPPGALGPGEVSPGKSAR
- the leuB gene encoding 3-isopropylmalate dehydrogenase — encoded protein: MDRIVVLPGDGIGPEVTRQAQRVLEVVCQRHDIKLVFEEALIGGASIDAKGTPLSDDVIERCRDSRAILLGAVGGPKWDDMSVDTRPEKGLLGIRKALGLFANLRPAQVFSALAQASSLRPEVVEGIDMLVVRELTGGIYFGEPRFIDRSGPVRRASNAMVYDENEIARICRVAFEAAGGRRKHLTHVHKANVLEVSQLWMEVVEEVAKDYPEIELAHQLVDSCAMLLVKEPRRFDVIVTGNLFGDILSDQAAMITGSLGMLPSASLAEGGLGLYEPVHGSAPDIAGQDLANPLAAILSGAMLLEHSFGAHEAAGEIRAAVDAVLDAGHRTRDIVLEGEDRPTIGCTEMGDRVLEQLGQA